Genomic DNA from Salvia miltiorrhiza cultivar Shanhuang (shh) chromosome 1, IMPLAD_Smil_shh, whole genome shotgun sequence:
TGCTCAAATCAACCCACACAGCAAAACGAAAATCCATCGGCCACCATCATAGGCCGGATCGGATCACCTGCTGCTGCTTTCTGTGCAGCTGAGATTGCCATGGGATTATCTCAGTATGATCTCCCAGAGAGCTGCTCCCAGCAATCCAAGAATCCTCGCCCGTTCCACCAAACCCTTTTTCAAGAATCACCGGCTAGAAACGAAGCAGATTACCATACTACTACTCAACACTATGTGGTCACCACAAGTGAAGGATCTTATAGAAATCACTTGTTCACCAATCTTTCTGAGAGGGAACAGATACTTCACCTAAAAAACAAGCTACTCGGTGATCTTGATGATTCAAACAGACGAAGCCCTTCTGCTCCATTCGACTCAAATCATGATCTTGAAGTAAGTTTCTCAAGAAATCAATTcatttcggtgatgatgatatATTGATTTATATGTATCCAAATTTAGGTCTCACATAATCCATATGCACCTCATCTCGCGCAAATGAAGCAGTTTGGGAGGCCTCCCACACCGATAAACAGCTCATCATCGTTTGCAGCTGCAGCTTCATCAAACAAGACGCGAATAAGGTGGACTCAAGATCTTCATGACCGGTTTGTTGAGTGTGTGAATCGCCTTGGTGGCCCCGACAGTAAGTGATATCACGTTCTTCTGATGTTTTTCCGTTGCATATTCAACTCGAGGCTCGTGGATTTAGCCAACATTCATGTTGCAGAAGCAACACCGAAACAAGTGCTGAAGTTGATGGACACTGAGGGGCTCACCATTTTTCATGTCAAGAGCCATTTGCAGGTATATAAAGTTTCATATCTTGAGTTTCATTCTTACTTTTCCATCTTAAATGATTTCTGCTTATTTATTTGTAGAAATACAGAAACGCCAAATACTCACCAGAATCCGTGGAaggtaattatttatatatatatatatgctaaaTAGGCCTCACAAAAATCTTGATGGTCTGTGAAGAAATCTGCATCTGATTTATATTCATTATTCTGCAGCAACTGGAAAGGCTGAGAAGAAGACTAATACAAATAATGCAGCAGAAATAGATATCAAAACGTAATATATTACTGCAAACAACTGATAATTGCATCACAGCATATTCTATTCAACCTGATCAATCAAGATAATTTTTTTGCAGGGGTATGCAGCTCAAGGAGGCTCTGCAGATGCAGCTCGACGTTCAGAGGCGTCTCCACGAGCAACTAGAGGTAGCTAAAACAGTTCCTAAGATATGATGAAATGAACAAAAGGAAACTCATAGTTTTGATGCTTTTCTTGATGCAGATACAGAGGAACTTGCAGCTGAGGATTGAAGAACAGAACAAGCAGCTGAAGATGATGTTCGATCAGCAACAAATGACTAACACAAAATCTCACAGAAACTCGAAACAACAAATGTCTGAATCCTAATAGCTTATCCACCACAGTTGATTCAGATCCTGAGATTTTTGTCTTGGATGGCtctgatgatgatatggtctttCCATCCAAGATAAGCTAGCCGTGAACGAGGAAAAATTTTCTTGATTTCCAATCATGGATGAAGCAGAGCATAAGTGTAATTGAAAAAAAGTAGCTTCTCCAGAGCAAGCTATTGAGTCTGAGTGAATCATATATACATGTTTACATCTCTCATCTTCTTTTGTCCATATAGATTATACACAGCTGCTGCATTATTTGATATTTACAAGTTTTTGAATTTGAACATTGGATTTGAATCGTGTTCAATAGTGTCCAAACTACTTATTAAACTTGAAAAAGAATAATCTGCACATTCACCATAAATCTATGAGGTGCTTTTGGGTGGATTAAGGAGGCAATATAGTGTATTTGGTGATGTGATTATCTTTGATTCCACATATAATACAAATAAATACGGGATGATTTTCGCGATGTTAGTAGGAGTTAATCATCATCGCCAAACAATTGATTTTGGTTGTGGGTTTTTAGTGACGAGAAGACGAAATCTTTCATTTGGTTGCTTAATCACTTATCAGGATCTTGCTATGACAAAAGCTATTGTATAAGTTTTGCCGTTTATGATACATCAATATTACTTGTGGCATTTTGAACAAATTCTCAGATAATTTTTTTCCAATGACTTTATGAGATCATTATCAAAATATAAAGAAGGTTATTGCAAATTCTACATCTCCTAATGAATTTGAGCAATTCTGGAAAAATGTAATCAAGTGTGCTAATTTGGACCAAAGTGATAGGATATTATTGGTGTATGGTCTACGTTATAAGTGAGTTCCAGTATATTTTAGTAATGTATTTTGTGCTAGAATGTCAAGCAGTCAGGGAGCTGAAAGTTCACATGCATTTtttaaagggaaaaggtgcagatccacccctatAGTAGAGGCTCCTATAGCGTATTGCTCCCCATAGTCGACATTAGATCAAATAGGCCCCTGAAGTCCGAAAAATCGATCAATTAAACCTGTTAGTCAAatgttagtaattttttttaccccCAATTTCTACCCTCAATTCCAATTCAGCCACCGCCGACATCTCCCTTAGCCTATCTTCTCTTCCGGCGGCTACGAGGCCAACGATCACCTCTCCCTCAATCCAACGCCGACGTCTCCCTCGGCCTCTCTTCTTTTCCGGCGATGACGAGACCGCCGATCACCTCTCTTTCTCGTCTCATTCTTTCTCGCTTCTTTATTTCTATCGAGCAAAAGTAGTTTAGATTCCAGACGAAGGGAGACCCAGTGGCGATTGGTGTCTAGGGTTGTCCAAGCCCGATTCAGGGGGCTATTGGGCGACTGGTGGTCGGAGGCAGCGCCCCTTGCCGGATGATCGAAGGGGAAGAAGTTGGGTCGGATTTGTGTTTGTTCAAGAGAGATCTAAGCGGGGGAGAAGATGAGAGCTTCGTACCAGACTcgggaagggagagagagatagagagaggtgGCGGTGCTGCCGCCGATGATGAAGAAAACGTCGCCGCGTGGTGCGGCGGCTGGCTGGGCGGACAAAGTGGGTAGAAAtttcaaagtaaaaaaaaaaaagggagacaACCCTTTCTCTAGTCTACTCGAATCAGAGAAGATAGTGTCGTTCAGATCTTTTGATTACTTATAAATTTAGAATTCTTGTTTACAATTCAATTTCGAATTTGTAAAAATTGCAGGCCACCTTATTTCAATTTCGATTACTTATTTGTGTTTCTTTAGAATATAAAATTGCAAGTAGCCTTTCAGACttggatatgttggatttgtatgGTTTGTTTTGTAGAAGTTTGCTGGATATTAACCAGCAAGCTTGATAAGAAAGAATTGAGTGTCTACACTGATGAGTATTGTCTTGATCGAGTATCAGTTGAAATCATAGAAATGATGAAGCAAACATCATTGGTTTGCCCTCTTGTAAGACAGATTACTTATTATTTCAATTAGACTCTTTGtcatttttttgttgtgaagttcttttgttttttgttgAGTGATTTTATCCAATTTGTAGGTATTAGAAGAATTTTCTGAGATGATAAGAAACTGGGTCGAGATTAGGAGTACATGGTCTTTGTTGTAAATAAATAACTATATGGGAGAATTTAATTTGGAGGTTAGAAGAAAATATGTGAATTTATGTATAGTGGACGTGAATGTGTAGGAATAACTTTTCTCAACACTTTCTCTTTCAACTCACTTCCTTTATTTCTTACTTGCTTACTTGCTTACAATTCCAAAGcatggttacatatttatagtggtTAGTAGTAGTATCTAGATAATTCCTACTTTCCTCTATAATTCTCTCAACTATTACTTTCTCTAGAATTCTTTAAACACTCTAAAATTATCCAGTGCTAACTTTCTCTTCTTCATTCTAACTTATTCTCAATTATTCTAGATCTTTCTCTTTTATCCATCTcattctcaactattctagaaCACTCTTAACAAAATATC
This window encodes:
- the LOC131001079 gene encoding LOW QUALITY PROTEIN: myb family transcription factor PHL5 (The sequence of the model RefSeq protein was modified relative to this genomic sequence to represent the inferred CDS: deleted 1 base in 1 codon), with protein sequence MKKIQHNYGYPSEFVSQLPNYFPQNHTPQMGCSNQPTQQNENPSATIIGRIGSPAAAFCAAEIAMGLSQYDLPESCSQQSKNPRPFHQTLFQESPARNEADYHTTTQHYVVTTSEGSYRNHLFTNLSEREQILHLKNKLLGDLDDSNRRSPSAPFDSNHDLEVSHNPYAPHLAQMKQFGRPPTPINSSSSFAAAASSNKTRIRWTQDLHDRFVECVNRLGGPDKATPKQVLKLMDTEGLTIFHVKSHLQKYRNAKYSPESVEATGKAEKKTNTNNAAEIDIKTGMQLKEALQMQLDVQRRLHEQLEIQRNLQLRIEEQNKQLKMMFDQQQMTTQNLTETRNNKCLNPNSLSTTVDSDPEIFVLDGSDDDMVFPSKIS